The genomic interval GATCCCATCTACAAGGAAAACTGCCGGCGCATGGCGCAACGGTTGGGGTCGGAGCAGGGGGTAGGGCAGGCGGTCGGCGCGATCGCGCAATTACTGACGCCAATTACCGATGTTGTTTGACTGATCGCGCCCGGTTATGAATGAAAGAAATCCCTGCGGGATGCCTCATCCATGAAATTCTTGGAGAACTGGATCAGTCCCAGAGCAATCCTCAGCGTCAGCAACAATTGACGGCATAATACTTTTGAATCAAAAGACAAAAATAAAGGGAAGCTCAGATCAGCAAGTCATGAACAAAAACGAAGCCTTCTCCCGCGTCATCATCGACGCACAACTCGCCGCGCTGGGCTGGAGTATCCAGGACCCCAACAGTGTCCGCTACGAGGTTGTCCTCGACGACGGCACGCGCGCCGACTATGTGTTGCGCGACCGGACAGGCCGGGCGATGGCGGTCATCGAGGCCAAGCGTTTTTCAGTGAATCCCGGTGACGCGCCAGAGCAGGGCAAGCACTACGCCAAGTTGCTGGGCGTGCCGTATGTCTTCCTCGCCAACGGCGCCGAAACGCGATTCTGGGAATGGGAGACCGAGGCATTCCCGCGTCCGGTCAAGACTTTCTTCAAGCAGGACGACCTCGAACGCCGCTTTGCCACCCGGCAAGTGCGGCGCAACCCGCTCGATGTCGCTATTGATGCCCGCATCGCTGGCCGCGACTACCAGCAGGACTGCATACAGGCTGTCTGTCAGGAGATTCAGCAGGGCCGCCGCAAATTGCTTATTGAAATGGCCACCGGCACGGGCAAGACCCGCACCGCTGCCGCCCTCATCAAGCGCCTGTTCGAAGCCAACCTCATCACCCGTGTTCTGTTCCTCGTGGATCGCATTCCACTTGCCAAACAGACCGAAGACGCCTTCGCCGAGCATCTGACCGACTACCCCTGCTATGTGCTGCGGGCCGGTCGCCGCTTTCAGGACGAGAAGCGCATCACCATCACCACTTTGCAGTCGATGGTCAATCTGTATGCCGATTACTCGCCCGGCTACTTCGATCTGGTCATCTCCGACGAATGCCATCGCAGCATCTATGGCCAGTGGAGCGGCGTCCTCAAACACTTCGACGGCGTGCAGATCGGCCTCACCGCCACTCCCTGCGTGGCGGGCGAGACAGGCAACCCAATGGATGGTGGCGACGACGAAGATCGAGCCTTTATTCGTGACACCCTGCGTTTCTTCGAGGTTGAACGGCCGACCTACACCTACAAACTGAAGGACGCCATCCGCGACGGCTGGTTGGCACCGTATCAGATATACCAGGCCAAAACCGTCAAGACTGCCGCCGAAGGCGGCTTCGAGGTCAAACGTGCGGAACTGGACTGGACAGCGATGAACGCGGAGACCCGCGCCGAGTTCGAGCAACTGTTCAAGGATGCCGACCCAGTCATTATTGACCCATCTGCCCTTGAACGCCGCTTCACCATCCCTGAGCGCAACCGCGCCATCGTCCGCGAGTTCCGGCAGGTGCTCGAACAGGGTTTCACCGACAACAAAGGCATCCTGCGCAAGCCTCTCATCGGCAAGACCATCGTCTTCGCCGTCAGCAAGCGCCACGCCGAAACGCTGGCTCAACTCTTCGATGCCGAGTTTGCCGACCAGAAGCCATCACCCGACATCCGCTATGCCGACTATGTGGTATCGGGCCAAGGCCCGGATGACACGCTCGATGGCATGACCAAGATACGGCGCTTCAAGAAGGAGCCATTCCCGCAGATACTCGTCTCGGTCAATATGCTCGACACTGGCTTCGACTGTCCCGAGGTCTGCAACCTCGTCTTCGCGCGCTTCACCCGTTCCGTGATCCTCTATCAGCAGATGCGTGGCCGGGGCACCCGCAAGACCCGCGAGAAACCCATTTTCACGATGTTCGACTTTGTTGGCGTGTGCGACTACCACGGCGACAGTGACGACTATGGCGATGGCGGCGTGGTGATCGCCAAGCAAAAGAAAAAGCAATACGAACCACGCCGGTTGCTCTCGCTCGATATTGACGACCATATCGACCCGACCACGCGCGAATGGATCACCGTCGATGAAGACGGCAATATGATCTTCCCCGAAGCCCACGAGCAGCAGGCCGCCGCGCTCGGCGCCAAATTCGAGGCGTGGCTGCTCGGCCAGGAAGGGCTGACGCACGAACAGGAACGCTGGCTGCGTACCGTCGGCAGCCAGATCAAGGCCAACGCCGGCAGTTGGGAAGAATTCACCGCCGGCCATCTGGCCTTCCATCCCTTTACGCTGATGGGCGGCCTGCCGCAAGCGATCCGCGTCTTTGGCGGCGACGACGCGCTCAACGATCTGCTCGCTGGCCTCAATGCCGCAGTGTTTGGCGATAAAGTCGGCGCTGGCGGAACGGCGAACGATCAGCCCGATTCACCGTATCCGCCACACTAACCTCAGGAAACCAGCCCATGCCCCTGACCCCCGAGATGCGGCGGTCGATTGACCAGATTCGCGACTACCTCTACGGCGGCGGTTATCCCGATCCCGTCGCCAACGCCGAGCAACTGGCTTTCCTGTTCTTCTTCTACCTCATCGAAGGTATCGACGCCGAAAACCGGATGCGGGCCAAGGTGCTGAAGCAGCCCTACGAGAGCCTGTTTGCAGGCGAGTGGAAGATCAAGAATCCGCTGAACGCGAACTTCATCCCGGAAAACCATCGCTACCGGCCTGCTGCCGAAGGTCTCTTGGCTGGTGGTGAGTCGTTTTCAACAATTCCCCGTGAATACTTCCGCTGGTCGGTGTGGGCCAGAGCCATGAACGGCGAGGCGCTGGTGCGTTTCGTCCGTGATGAGGTCTTTGCCTTCTTCGCCGAACTCGGCGAGTCGGCCGCGCACAACTTCATGAGTGGTGCGCGTCTGTCCATCGACGAACCGACCGTGCTGACCCAGGTCATCAGCCTCGTCGATGGCCTGCGTCTCGATCAGGCCGACGCCGACACCAAGGGCGATCTGTTCGAGCACATCCTGCGCCAGATCAAGCAGGCCGGCGAACTCGGCCAGTTCCGCACCCCGCGTCACATCATCCGCACCATCGTCGAGATCGTCGATCCGAAGATCGGCGAAACCATCTACGACCCTGCCGCCGGCACCGCCGGCTTTCTGGTCGCAGCCTACAACCACATCCGACTTGCCAACTCCTCGCCATCCGCCATCGTCGAGGCGGAAATCGACGGCAAGAAGCAGAAGCGCGGCCTGGGCGACCAACTCTCGGTGGCCCACATCTCGGCGCTGCAAACGGCCACCTTCTTCGGCAACGATGTCGATCCCAAGATGGTGCGGCTGGCGACCATGAACCTCACCCTGCGCGGCCTGCCGAATGTCCGCGTGCTGCTGCGCAATGTGCTGACGACAACGCTCGACAACGAACGCAAGGCCGAACTGGGCCTGCCGCAGGAAGGCTATCAGGTGGTGCTGGCCAATCCGCCGTTCTCCGGGCGGGTGGATAAGGATCGCATTGTCGAGGAGGTCAAGGTCGGCACCAGCACCGCCACCGAACTGCTGTTCCTCAAATACATGCTCGACAGCCTGCGCCCCGGTGGCCGCTGCGGTGTTGTCGTACCCGAGGGCGTGCTGTTCGGCTCGACCACGGCGCACAAGGAACTGCGCCGGCAACTAATCGAGAACAATCGCGTCGAGGCGGTGCTCAGCCTGCCCGGCGGCGTGTTCCAACCGTATTCCGGCGTCAAGACCTCGGTGCTGTTCTTCAAGAAAGGCGGCGCCACCGAGAACGTGCTGTTCCTGCACATCGACAACGACGGCTACAAGCTGGATGCCAACCACGATACGCCCATCGAGACGGACGATCTGCCCGCCGCCGTGGCAGCCTTTCATCGGCGGGCCGAATTGCTGCCCGCGTGGCAGGCGCATTTCTCCCCTCGCCCGCTTGCGGGAGAGGGGACGGGGGTGAGGGAGGAATGGCCGCAACAATGGTGGTTCGCCGACGCAACGACAATCCGCGCCAACGACTTCAACCTCTCGGCCAGCCGCTACCGGCCAATGAGCCAGACCGCCGTCGAGCACCGCGATCCGCGCGTGATCCTCGACGAACTGGCAGCCATCGAGGCGGAGATCGTCGAGGAGGTCGAGGCGTTGAAGGCGGCGCTTGGGAATAGTGATGCCAACTGATATGCCCCTGATTCGGCTTGGCAACTATCTTGAAGTGCAAGCAGGCTTTGCCTTCAAGACGGAGCACTTCACGACAGCCGAGGGGATGCCGCTTATCCGTATCCGCGACTTGGCGAATTCGCATACGGAAATCAACTACTCGGGTGAATACAAGCCCGATTTCGTCGTCCATAACGGCGACTACTTGATCGGAATGGATGGCAACTTTCGCTGCTACCGCTGGCAGGGGGGCGTTAGTCTGCTCAATCAGCGAGTCTGTCGCCTACACAATTTTCGTGAAGGCGTCGAACCGGAATACATCTTTTACGGTATCCAGCAAAAGTTGAAGGAGATCGAAAATAGCACATCGTTCGTTACCGTTAAGCACCTGTCTGCAAAGCAGGTTCAGGGTATCGAAATGCCACTGCCGCCACTCCCCGAGCAACGCCGCATCGTCGATCTGCTCGCGCGTGCCGAGGGCGTCGTCCGTCTACGACGTGAGGCGGAGAAGAAAGCAGCGGAACTGATCCCGGCGCTGTTCCTCGATATGTTCGGCGATCCGGCGACGAATCCGAAGGGATGGCCAGAGCACAATTTGGGCGATATTGCCGATGTGGTCTCGGGGGTCACCAAGGGCCGCAAGTTCGGCGACAAGCAGACCGTCGAAGTTCCATATCTGCGGGTTGCCAATGTACAGGCTGGCCACATCGACCTCACCGAGGTGAAGACCATCGAGGTGTTGCCAAGGGATGTTGAGCAACTGGCCCTGCAAAATGGCGATGTGGTGCTGACAGAAGGTGGCGACTTCGACAAACTCGGTCGTGGCGCTCTATGGGAGCACAACATCGCCAACTGCGTTCATCAGAATCACGTCTTCCGGGTTCGCTGCAATCGTTCAGTGATGCTGCCGCAGTTCTTCGTGATCTACCTTCAATCGAGTCGAGTGCGCGAATACTTCTTGCGCTGTGCGAAGCGGACTACCAATCTGGCAAGCATCAATATGACTCAACTTCGCGCCCTGCCAGTAGTGCTGCCGGCAATGGATGCGCAGTGGGAGTTCGTTGAACGATTCGCTGCTGGCCGCTCCATCCAGTCCCAGCAATCTTCCGCCACTACCAAGGCACAAGAGACCTTCAACGCGCTGCTGTCAAATATTTTCACGAATAGGGGGCGTCATGGGTGAATCCACTGCACAGCCATATTTCACTGCTGATTTCGGCGAACACGGTGGTCGTTTCAATTGGTCGAGCCACGAGGAGATCACACAGTGGGTAAGCAAACTCCAAAACGATTGGATGTGGGTAAGAAACCAGCAGCATAACCCAACAAACAATGCGTGGCAGGCCATCGCGAATGGCTTCAACGCTCCAATACAAGCGCTGAACCACGCCAGCAACTACAAGCGTCAAAACCAGGAACAGCAAGCGCAGTCGCAACTATCCTCGGCCCGCTCGTCGCTGGAAACCTTCATTCGCACCAACCCTTGGCTATTACCCGATACTCCACGGCGGCTTTTTATCGAGAGGCTACGCGATTCAGGCCAGCCGTTAGAGGCGGCGCTGATTGTTGCTAATTGGATGGCGCAGGATTTCAACAACGGCGCCCCGATCCGTCAGTCCATCAATGCATTGCTCACGTGGGAACTATATGAGCGCGGCATTAAGGATCGGATGAAGACGGAGAATGCCGCTCTGAAACGTCTTGCCGGCGATATGCAGAGCACCTTGACGCAGTTTCAGGAATCCGAACACACGCAGATTGAACGATTCGATCAACTACACAGCGAACTGACGGAGCAGAAGGACGGGCAGCAAACCACATTCGATGCCGCGCAGACGCAGCGCGACACACAATGGCAAGAGAAATTGTCGGTAGTTCAAAAAGAGCTCGACCAACTGAAATCGACCTACGATCAACATATGGCGCTTGCTGCTCCCGTTGCGTATTGGGAGAGCAAGCGGACGAGACACAAATGGCTAGCCATTGTTTCCTTTGTCGCATTGCTTATCTGTATGCTTCTGGTCGGTTGGTTTCTTCACGCAGAACTTAAAACCGGCTTGAATATGGCGCTCGAAGTAAAGGCATCCACAAACGTGCAAGCAGCAACACAGCCCGCAACAACGCCTGTCTTGGTTCAAGGAGCATTGCAATCAGCGGCTACGTGGCAACTGGGCGCTTTTTTGCTAATGGCGACACTGGGCTTCTGGTTCATCCGCCTGTTGGTGCGAATCTTCCTTAGCAACCTGCACTTGGAGAACGATGCGGCAGAGCGTTGCACAATGGCAAAAACCTATCTTGCATTGCTCCGCAACGGAGACCTGCCAAAGGATGACAGCATCGGAACCATTCTCGCTGCACTGTTCAGGCCGACAGGAGACGGCATCGTGAAGGATGAAGGTTTGCCACCGACCGCGATGGAGTGGATGACGAGGTTGGGCGGCAAGTAAGCATAGTTCCATCCTTGCCGATTCAGATTAAACGGAAGACATCATCTATGCTGACGGCTGGTCGTCTTCGACCTACAATCTCGTCTATGAACCCACTTAACGAACTGCGCTTTGCCGTCAGCGACCGCATCAACGATGCCGAGGTCGGGCCGAGGCACGTTCCATTGAGCCTGCTGGGTGACTTCCAGAAGGATGTTAGCGAGTTCCTGCGCGGCTCGACTAGGGATGTCGATCCTGCGGAGGTGCTGGTCTCGGTGGACGAGGGATCGCTGGCGCTGGTGGCATCGGGCCTGATGGCGGCTACGACCCTGTGGGCCGACCTTGAACGCCTGCAGTCCCTTGGCTCCCTGAATCTGATCGACCCCAAGCGTGCCGCCGTGGTGGAACGCTGGCAGACGAGCGCACGTCAAAATCCTCACCGCAAATACCGGGTTGCCGACATGACGGCAGCGCGTATCAGCCTGTCGGTTGATGTCTCGACGGATTTCCGCCGGGTCGAGGAAGTCTGGGTGACAGTCGAAAAATATGTTCATGGCAAGGTGATGGATTTGGGCGGCAAGACCAAGCCGAACGTCCATCTGGAAATGAGCGATGGCACTGTCTTGAAGGTTTCAACCACGCAAAAGCTGTTGGCGCAGGAAGAGCAGAACCGTCTCTACCGTTCGGCACTCTTGCACATTAGCGCCGAGGAAAATCTGTTGACTGGCGCTCTGCGCAATCCTGTGTTGCTGGCGTTCGAGGCTCACCAGCCGGCCTACGACGAGGCCGAGTTTCAACAGATGGTGCGGCGTGGCACGGCTGCATGGTCGGATGTTCCCGATGCCGCCGAATGGCTGGAAGGCTTACGCGGAGGCCGGGCATGACGGCATCGGTGTTGCTCGATACCAGCTATCTGATTACGCTCGTCGATCGGAACCGCCCCCACCACGACACTGCCGCCAAGTATTACCGGCTGATGCTGGAACAGCAGGTGCCCATGGTTTTCTCGGCTATCGTCGCCGCCGAGTTTGCCATCAAGCAGTCCATCACCGACCTTCCCTTGAAGAACTTTCGCTGCATTCCCTTCAACATTCCGCACGCAAACGAATCAGCACGCCTATGGAATGCACTGGGCAAGCGTGACGAAGACGACAGCCGCTCCGTGGTGCGGGATGACGTGAAGCTGCTGGGGCAAGCGGCGCGCGAGTCCATTCCGTTCATCCTGACCGAGGACGCCTCGACACTATTCAAATACTGCGAACGCCTGCGTGATGCCGGCATGTTGCAAACCAAGGCAATCAAACTCGCCGACGGATTCGACGTATGCGCCTTGCGCACGGATGGGCAACGCGGATTGGGCTTCGACGATCAGGATTCCTGACAGATCACCGGCGCAGATTTTGGTTGGCGTCTTATTCTCGGCGGCCATCATCGATGATGGCTTGCGTCAGTTCCTTGACGACCACTCGCATGATTCCGTTCTCTCGATTCCGTTCTCGAGGAAACACCGTATCTCCGTTTGCTGGAAGAAAGCGTATTTATTGGACACTTTCTTATTAAATAGCCTATGATTAGGACGAATTTGAGTGTCTATCCATGGCTATTCCTCAAAAAAACGACATTCTCCCCGAGATCGTCTTTTCCGCTGGCGATGCGGCCCATACCAAACGCGTTCAGCGCATGGTGGGTGACGGCGTGCTGCGCAGGATTTACAGCGGGGTCTATACCAGCGTCCTCGATCTTCCCCTGGAAAGCGTCGTTCTTCGCAACTGGGGCGAGATAGCAGGCCATCTATTGCCCGGCGGGGTGGTGAGTTTTCGCTCGGCCAGGGAGGGCCGGCCTGTCGATGGTCGGCTTTACATCACCCGTGGCAGGACGCCGCGAACGATCGAGATGCCGGGGCTCAATATCCGCGTGATACCCGGCAAAGGCGCAGTGGCCGAGGGGCCGGTACAGGATGCGCCTTACAAGAGTTTGTTCATGGCCAGCGAAGTCCGCTGGCTCCTGGAAAACATGGCGGCCGGCAAGGGAGTCGCTGAACGAGTCCTGTCGCGCGAGGAAGTGGAGTGCTACCTCGATCGCGTGCTTCTACTGCGCGGTGAGCTACGCCTCAATGAGCTGCGTGACAACTGTCGCCAGTTGGCGGAGCGACTCGATCTGCAGAAGGCATTTGGCCGTCTGGACAAAACCATGGGCGCACTGCTGGGCACGCATGAGGCGCGTCGTCTTCGCAGCCATCAAGCGCTGGCGCGCGCAGCGGGCAAGCCATACGATCCCGAGCGGATCGAGTTGTTCGACGCGCTGTTTGCCTACCTCAAAAGCAACGCCATGCCCCGGATCGCCGATCGCGCCGCAACCGGACAAGCTCTCGAAACATTCGCGTTCTACGAAGCCTACTTCTCCAATTACATCGAAGGCACGACCTTCCTGGTGGCGGAGGCCGAGCAGATCATCTTCGAAGGCAAGGTGATTCCCAACCGGGCCGAAGACTCCCACGACATCAAAGGCACCTTCGATGCCGCGTCGCGCGCGCCCTGGCGGAATGCGCCTGCGCGGGATGCGGAATCGTTTCTCGCGTGGCTGAAATCGGTCAACGCTTTGGTGATGCAGTCCCGACCGGAAAAACATCCAGGCGAATGGAAAGACACCGCCAATCAGGTGGGCAGCACGCTGTTCGTGCTGCCGGAACTCGTGCCGGGCACGCTGCGCGAAGGCTACGAGAGAGTCCGGGCGCTCGACGATCCCTTCGCGCGTGCCTTGATGACGATGTTCGTCGTCGCCGAAGTTCACCCTTTTATCGACGGCAACGGGCGCACGGCCCGCCTGGCGATGAATGCCGAGTTGTCGGCCGCCGGGCTGTCGCGCATCATCGTGCCGACCGTGTATCGCGAGGATTATCTGTTGCCGCTGAAAAGTCTCAGCAATAGCCGAGACTCCGTGCCGTATCTGCGCGCCATGATGCGCATCCAGGCCTGGACTGCGGCTTTCGACTACACCAGGGCACGACACGTCGTGGGAGCCGATCTCAAGGCGTGCAATGCTTTCGAGGAAGAAGCCGATAGATTCAGGCTGATTTTTCCCGAGGCGATTCAGGATGGGGAAAACTGAGCGCCAGCGACTTCATGCAGCTTGATTGCATCGCCATGACGTAGCTGTACCTGCCCATTTCCGGAAGTTTCGAAGCCGTCTGCCTCTGTGTTTGATACCGGCAAGCGTTATAAAGCAGTGGTTTGTAAAACACCAAAAACCGGTTTCATTCTCATAGCCACAAAGGTCATCTCCATGTTTGCTTCCATTTCCGCACCATTTTCTTCCCGCACTTTGCTGTTTTCCCTGTTGCTTGGCTTGGGCGCATCGTTCGCTTCCGCTGCAGGCGTTGAGGCCGTCGGTGGACAGGCTGGTGCGCCGGTTTCGCCATGGAAGGGTTCCGCCGAGTTCGGTTTGTCTTCGGCGACGGGCAATACGTCGGCGCGCAGCATGAATGGCCAGCTCAAGCTGAGCTATCAACTGGACGAGTGGAAGCACACGTTCAGAGCCAGTACCGTGCAGTCACGCGAAAATGGCAAGAGCACGGTCAATCGCAGTGCGGCCGAGATGAACAGCCGTTACAGCATCAATGATCGTACCTATGCTTTCGGCAACGGCAGGGTCATGCGCGATACTTTTTCCGGCTACGACTATCAGGCCAGTCTGGCGGGCGGCCTGGGCTACACCTTCTGGAAAGCCGAGGAAGGCGAGCTGAGTGTCGAGGCGGGTCCCGGTTACCGCCGCTCGAAAATGAAGAATTTGCCTGCCGAGGACAATGCGATCGGTCTGCTCAAGGAGGATTTTTCCTACCGGTTCTCCGCAACGACGCAGTTCGAGCAGTCCCTGAGCGTGCTTTCCGGCAAGGAAAACACCGAAGCCGAACTCCAGGCCGGGTTGCGGGTGAATATGACCGATACGCTGGCGATGAAGCTTTCGCATACCGTGCAGTACAACAGCGACGTGCTTCCCGGCAAGAAGAACACGGATACCTTTACGGCCGTCAATCTGGTGTACGACTTTGCCAAATGAAGTCCGGGCCTGGGTTTGAACGCGAATCCGGGCGCAGGCGGCCTGCGGCAAGCCCTGCAAGATTGAGCGACCGGCCGATTTCGGCTATGATTTCGCTTTCCCGCTAGTGGCGTTTCCATGGTCAAATATGTCTTCGTTACCGGTGGTGTCGTGTCCTCCCTGGGCAAAGGCATCGCCGCCGCGTCACTGGGTGCGATTCTCGAATCGCGCGGCATACGCGTCACCCACCTGAAACTCGATCCCTACATCAACGTCGATCCCGGCACGATGTCGCCGTTTCAGCACGGCGAAGTCTTCGTCACCGAGGACGGCGCCGAGACCGATCTCGATCTGGGCCATTACGAGCGCTTCACCAGTGCCAGGATGGGCAAGCGCAACAACTTCACCACCGGCCAGATCTACGAGTCGGTGATCAAGAAGGAGCGGCGCGGCGAATACCTGGGCAAGACGGTGCAGGTGATTCCGCACATCACCGATGAAATCAAGACCTTCGTCAAGCGCGGCGCCGAGGGCGCCGAGGTGGCCATCGTCGAGATCGGCGGCACCGTGGGCGACATCGAATCCCTGCCGTTCCTCGAAGCGATACGCCAGATGGGCATCGAGGAGGGCCGCAACAACACCTGCTTCCTGCACCTGACGCTGCTGCCGTGGATAGGCACGGCCGGCGAGCTGAAGACCAAGCCGACCCAGCATTCGGTCAAGGAACTGCGCGAGATCGGTATTCAGCCGGACATCCTGCTGTGCCGTGCCGACCGTCCGGTGCCGGAAGACGAGCGGCGCAAGATTTCGCTGTTCACCAACGTCCAGCCCGAAGCGGTGATTTCCGCCATCGACGCCGACAGCATCTACCAGATTCCGGGCATGCTGCACGACCAGATGCTCGACGAAATCGTCTGCCACAAGCTCGGCATCCTGGCCAAGGCGGCCGATCTGTCGGTGTGGAAGAAGCTGGTCGATGCCCTGCAGCATCCGCAGCACGAGGTGAATATCGCCTTCGTCGGCAAGTACATCGACCTGACCGAGTCCTACAAGTCGCTGATCGAAGCCCTGGTGCATGCCGGCATTCACACGCTTTCCAAGGTCAATATCCATTACATCGATGCCGAGGATCTCGAACGCAATGGCACGGACGCGCTGGTTGCCATGGACGCCATCCTGGTGCCGGGCGGCTTTGGCCGGCGCGGCACCGAGGGCAAGCTGCTGGCAATCCGCCATGC from Sterolibacterium denitrificans carries:
- a CDS encoding PIN domain-containing protein yields the protein MTASVLLDTSYLITLVDRNRPHHDTAAKYYRLMLEQQVPMVFSAIVAAEFAIKQSITDLPLKNFRCIPFNIPHANESARLWNALGKRDEDDSRSVVRDDVKLLGQAARESIPFILTEDASTLFKYCERLRDAGMLQTKAIKLADGFDVCALRTDGQRGLGFDDQDS
- a CDS encoding Fic family protein, producing MAIPQKNDILPEIVFSAGDAAHTKRVQRMVGDGVLRRIYSGVYTSVLDLPLESVVLRNWGEIAGHLLPGGVVSFRSAREGRPVDGRLYITRGRTPRTIEMPGLNIRVIPGKGAVAEGPVQDAPYKSLFMASEVRWLLENMAAGKGVAERVLSREEVECYLDRVLLLRGELRLNELRDNCRQLAERLDLQKAFGRLDKTMGALLGTHEARRLRSHQALARAAGKPYDPERIELFDALFAYLKSNAMPRIADRAATGQALETFAFYEAYFSNYIEGTTFLVAEAEQIIFEGKVIPNRAEDSHDIKGTFDAASRAPWRNAPARDAESFLAWLKSVNALVMQSRPEKHPGEWKDTANQVGSTLFVLPELVPGTLREGYERVRALDDPFARALMTMFVVAEVHPFIDGNGRTARLAMNAELSAAGLSRIIVPTVYREDYLLPLKSLSNSRDSVPYLRAMMRIQAWTAAFDYTRARHVVGADLKACNAFEEEADRFRLIFPEAIQDGEN
- a CDS encoding DEAD/DEAH box helicase family protein, which codes for MNKNEAFSRVIIDAQLAALGWSIQDPNSVRYEVVLDDGTRADYVLRDRTGRAMAVIEAKRFSVNPGDAPEQGKHYAKLLGVPYVFLANGAETRFWEWETEAFPRPVKTFFKQDDLERRFATRQVRRNPLDVAIDARIAGRDYQQDCIQAVCQEIQQGRRKLLIEMATGTGKTRTAAALIKRLFEANLITRVLFLVDRIPLAKQTEDAFAEHLTDYPCYVLRAGRRFQDEKRITITTLQSMVNLYADYSPGYFDLVISDECHRSIYGQWSGVLKHFDGVQIGLTATPCVAGETGNPMDGGDDEDRAFIRDTLRFFEVERPTYTYKLKDAIRDGWLAPYQIYQAKTVKTAAEGGFEVKRAELDWTAMNAETRAEFEQLFKDADPVIIDPSALERRFTIPERNRAIVREFRQVLEQGFTDNKGILRKPLIGKTIVFAVSKRHAETLAQLFDAEFADQKPSPDIRYADYVVSGQGPDDTLDGMTKIRRFKKEPFPQILVSVNMLDTGFDCPEVCNLVFARFTRSVILYQQMRGRGTRKTREKPIFTMFDFVGVCDYHGDSDDYGDGGVVIAKQKKKQYEPRRLLSLDIDDHIDPTTREWITVDEDGNMIFPEAHEQQAAALGAKFEAWLLGQEGLTHEQERWLRTVGSQIKANAGSWEEFTAGHLAFHPFTLMGGLPQAIRVFGGDDALNDLLAGLNAAVFGDKVGAGGTANDQPDSPYPPH
- a CDS encoding restriction endonuclease subunit S, coding for MPTDMPLIRLGNYLEVQAGFAFKTEHFTTAEGMPLIRIRDLANSHTEINYSGEYKPDFVVHNGDYLIGMDGNFRCYRWQGGVSLLNQRVCRLHNFREGVEPEYIFYGIQQKLKEIENSTSFVTVKHLSAKQVQGIEMPLPPLPEQRRIVDLLARAEGVVRLRREAEKKAAELIPALFLDMFGDPATNPKGWPEHNLGDIADVVSGVTKGRKFGDKQTVEVPYLRVANVQAGHIDLTEVKTIEVLPRDVEQLALQNGDVVLTEGGDFDKLGRGALWEHNIANCVHQNHVFRVRCNRSVMLPQFFVIYLQSSRVREYFLRCAKRTTNLASINMTQLRALPVVLPAMDAQWEFVERFAAGRSIQSQQSSATTKAQETFNALLSNIFTNRGRHG
- a CDS encoding HsdM family class I SAM-dependent methyltransferase; translated protein: MPLTPEMRRSIDQIRDYLYGGGYPDPVANAEQLAFLFFFYLIEGIDAENRMRAKVLKQPYESLFAGEWKIKNPLNANFIPENHRYRPAAEGLLAGGESFSTIPREYFRWSVWARAMNGEALVRFVRDEVFAFFAELGESAAHNFMSGARLSIDEPTVLTQVISLVDGLRLDQADADTKGDLFEHILRQIKQAGELGQFRTPRHIIRTIVEIVDPKIGETIYDPAAGTAGFLVAAYNHIRLANSSPSAIVEAEIDGKKQKRGLGDQLSVAHISALQTATFFGNDVDPKMVRLATMNLTLRGLPNVRVLLRNVLTTTLDNERKAELGLPQEGYQVVLANPPFSGRVDKDRIVEEVKVGTSTATELLFLKYMLDSLRPGGRCGVVVPEGVLFGSTTAHKELRRQLIENNRVEAVLSLPGGVFQPYSGVKTSVLFFKKGGATENVLFLHIDNDGYKLDANHDTPIETDDLPAAVAAFHRRAELLPAWQAHFSPRPLAGEGTGVREEWPQQWWFADATTIRANDFNLSASRYRPMSQTAVEHRDPRVILDELAAIEAEIVEEVEALKAALGNSDAN
- a CDS encoding CTP synthase produces the protein MVKYVFVTGGVVSSLGKGIAAASLGAILESRGIRVTHLKLDPYINVDPGTMSPFQHGEVFVTEDGAETDLDLGHYERFTSARMGKRNNFTTGQIYESVIKKERRGEYLGKTVQVIPHITDEIKTFVKRGAEGAEVAIVEIGGTVGDIESLPFLEAIRQMGIEEGRNNTCFLHLTLLPWIGTAGELKTKPTQHSVKELREIGIQPDILLCRADRPVPEDERRKISLFTNVQPEAVISAIDADSIYQIPGMLHDQMLDEIVCHKLGILAKAADLSVWKKLVDALQHPQHEVNIAFVGKYIDLTESYKSLIEALVHAGIHTLSKVNIHYIDAEDLERNGTDALVAMDAILVPGGFGRRGTEGKLLAIRHARENKLPYLGICLGMQLAVIEFARNVAGLAGAHSTEFDLATPHPVVALITEWLDREGRIEQRSADSDLGGTMRLGGQTCTLAEGSLAREIYGAERIVERHRHRYEVNNAYLPRLEQAGLTISGTSTEGKALCEMIELPRTGAHAHPWFVACQFHPEFTSNPRNGHPLFSSFVKAALAARRSATH
- a CDS encoding DUF481 domain-containing protein; this encodes MFDTGKRYKAVVCKTPKTGFILIATKVISMFASISAPFSSRTLLFSLLLGLGASFASAAGVEAVGGQAGAPVSPWKGSAEFGLSSATGNTSARSMNGQLKLSYQLDEWKHTFRASTVQSRENGKSTVNRSAAEMNSRYSINDRTYAFGNGRVMRDTFSGYDYQASLAGGLGYTFWKAEEGELSVEAGPGYRRSKMKNLPAEDNAIGLLKEDFSYRFSATTQFEQSLSVLSGKENTEAELQAGLRVNMTDTLAMKLSHTVQYNSDVLPGKKNTDTFTAVNLVYDFAK
- a CDS encoding DUF6161 domain-containing protein, with product MGESTAQPYFTADFGEHGGRFNWSSHEEITQWVSKLQNDWMWVRNQQHNPTNNAWQAIANGFNAPIQALNHASNYKRQNQEQQAQSQLSSARSSLETFIRTNPWLLPDTPRRLFIERLRDSGQPLEAALIVANWMAQDFNNGAPIRQSINALLTWELYERGIKDRMKTENAALKRLAGDMQSTLTQFQESEHTQIERFDQLHSELTEQKDGQQTTFDAAQTQRDTQWQEKLSVVQKELDQLKSTYDQHMALAAPVAYWESKRTRHKWLAIVSFVALLICMLLVGWFLHAELKTGLNMALEVKASTNVQAATQPATTPVLVQGALQSAATWQLGAFLLMATLGFWFIRLLVRIFLSNLHLENDAAERCTMAKTYLALLRNGDLPKDDSIGTILAALFRPTGDGIVKDEGLPPTAMEWMTRLGGK